One Solea senegalensis isolate Sse05_10M linkage group LG21, IFAPA_SoseM_1, whole genome shotgun sequence DNA segment encodes these proteins:
- the pigo gene encoding GPI ethanolamine phosphate transferase 3 — MKGSPVLSLLLLCICSLYFVGLYLFMGGFLLVRLEVNRTSTCGDVLQPGQEPVDFCHTRPRFRRAVLIIIDALKIDFAQFDSSNLAPRPYENKLPVVEEITSSRPLHSRLYPFHADPPTTTMQRIKGFTTGSLPTFVDVGNNFASSAILEDNLIHQLGQIGKRVVFMGDDTWESLFPKKFYRCLPFPSFNVKDLHTVDNGILQNLYSTMTGNDWDVLVAHFLGVDHCGHRFGPDHPAMADKLTQMDGVIRSVIDRLQNDTLLVVMGDHGMTDTGDHGGESLKETDAALFLYSPVPLFPGPPSQDEPDIVPQTDLVPSLALLLGIPIPYSSVGQVLLPLFPPHDQAEVAPTGPSQLEALWINAKQVNRFLETYSSMAKDIPPPRLSQLKAEFARLSSEYLATVGAGRSPSPQLTASMQAYLTSVRETCRATWARFNPLKMAAGLVILAFACLMCYVLSELSFVLIRENARRLKAPAVVALAVGVCVAVGQLLTHGYIEVAWCLAAAALSAELLFFWSVYRTRTVHVAKNGSKPPKWTNWLTRRRLLIPPILVAFLRCASLLSDSYVIAEGRVVTFLLLSLVVYTPVHLNWDGLLLPPSYDPLKSAGLLPSPALSPSFVRKESSTLLACVGLLVGSLYLSLSFHGCREEQGYCQPSPFLTPLSRLQDSQMKNLHYALSVVSLGVWTYLLRHCLRHYGNLNSSGGAVFTARWILPLLSTCLGLHWAVSATPEDSFRNLGEMIKLAQLLLPRAAFCLLALGLFLICLDPLTVFIKTRATASARNSSLPLPRYRASTGISPQAELHHLIPQIYQRMRRSLDDNEPSVGSEVDNRPAVEAYGLGTVYSAPLLLFCGLLTLGMLLLHPEGMALSFLLLLLEMGALLHIHASATTLRGLQSTYSGGFNVPWAPIVMWSLAATQFFHATGHLPTFPSIQWSAAFVGFPDGHTGTAVPASLVTLNTFASHILFAVSCPLLLFWPLVCEARGSRGGRAAGDEGEDAVMEMRLRENPQQFSSALLQLSTRYLFILGAQVFASVSAAAILRRHLMVWKVFAPKLIFEALGFVLSSVSVVIGVTLVLRVDVAVARWFKRLIPDSSR, encoded by the exons ATGAAGGGGTCTCCAGTtttgtccctcctcctcctctgcatctgCTCGTTGTACTTCGTGGGCCTTTACCTGTTTATGGGCGGGTTCCTGCTGGTGAGGCTGGAGGTGAACCGGACCAGCACCTGTGGTGACGTGCTGCAGCCCGGGCAGGAGCCGGTGGACTTCTGCCACACTCGGCCGCGCTTCCGCCGCGccgtcctcatcatcatcgacGCCCTGAAGATCGACTTCGCTCAGTTTGACTCCAGCAACTTGGCGCCGCGACCGTACGAGAACAAGCTGCCCGTGGTGGAGGAGATCACCTCCTCCAGACCTCTCCACAGCCGCTTGTATCCCTTCCACGCTGACCCGCCCACCACCACCATGCAGAGGATCAAGGGCTTCACCACTGGATCTTTACCCACGTTTGTGGATGTCGGTAACAACTTTGCCTCCAGCGCCATCCTGGAGGACAATCTCATCCACCAGCTGGGTCAAATCG GAAAACGGGTTGTGTTCATGGGCGACGACACTTGGGAAAGTCTTTTCCCGAAGAAGTTCTATCGCTGTCTGCCCTTCCCTTCTTTCAACGTTAAGGATCTGCACACGGTGGACAACGGCATCCTCCAAAACCTTTACTCCACCA TGACGGGTAACGACTGGGACGTCCTGGTTGCTCATTTTCTCGGCGTGGATCACTGCGGGCACAGGTTCGGACCCGACCACCCGGCCATGGCCGACAAGCTCACACAGATGGACGGAGTCATCAG GTCTGTGATTGACCGTCTGCAGAACGACACTCTCTTGGTAGTGATGGGAGATCACGGGATGACGGACACTGGAGATCATGGTGGTGAAAGTCTGAAGGAGACCGACGCCGCTCTCTTCCTCTATAGTCCAGTGCCTTTGTTTCCAGGACCGCCGTCGCAG GATGAGCCTGATATAGTTCCTCAGACGGACCTGGTGCCTTCACTGGCTCTGCTGCTGGGAATCCCCATCCCGTACAGCAGCGTGGGGCAGGTTCTCCTGCCGCTGTTCCCTCCTCATGATCAGGCAGAAGTTGCACCGACAGGTCCCAGCCAGCTGGAGGCGCTGTGGATCAACGCGAAGCAG GTGAACCGTTTCCTGGAGACGTACTCCAGCATGGCCAAAGATATTCCACCTCCACGTCTCTCTCAGCTGAAGGCTGAATTCGCCCGCCTCTCCTCCGAGTACCTGGCCACAGTGGGAGCGGGCCGGTCACCCTCTCCTCAGCTGACCGCCTCAATGCAGGCCTACCTCACCTCCGTCAGAGAAACCTGTCGAGCCACGTGGGCTCGATTCAACCCGCTCAAGATGGCAGCAGGTTTAGTCATCCTGGCCTTCGCCTGCCTGATGTGTTACGTCCTGTCCGAGCTGTCGTTTGTGCTGATCAGGGAGAATGCTCGCAGACTGAAGGCCCCGGCTGTCGTGGCGCTTGCCGTGGGGGTTTGTGTGGCCGTGGGTCAGCTGCTCACACATGGGTACATTGAGGTAGCGTGGTGCCTCGCGGCTGCCGCCCTCAGCGCAGAGCTTCTGTTCTTCTGGTCAGTTTATCGAACGAGAACCGTTCATGTGGCAAAAAATGGATCCAAACCTCCAAAGTGGACCAACTGGCTGACTCGGCGGCGTCTCCTCATTCCTCCCATCCTGGTTGCTTTCCTCCGCTGTGCCTCCCTGCTCTCAGATAGCTATGTGATCGCTGAAGGACGGGTAGTGACCTTTCTCCTGTTGTCCTTGGTTGTCTATACTCCCGTCCATCTCAACTGGGATGGTTTACTCCTACCTCCCAGCTACGACCCTCTGAAGTCTGCAGGGCTGCTGCCCTCGCCGGCCTTGTCTCCTTCCTTTGTGAGGAAAGAAAGCAGCACCCTCTTGGCCTGTGTTGGACTCCTTGTCGGCAGCCTCTACCTTTCCCTGTCGTTCCACGGCTGTCGGGAAGAGCAGGGCTACTGCCAGCCTTCGCCGTTCCTGACTCCTCTGTCGCGGTTGCAGGACAGCCAGATGAAGAACCTCCACTACGCTCTGTCTGTCGTCTCTCTGGGCGTGTGGACGTATCTGCTGAGACACTGCCTCCGCCATTACGGTAACCTCAACTCCTCGGGCGGGGCGGTGTTCACGGCCCGCTGGATTTTGCCACTGCTGTCCACGTGCCTCGGGCTCCACTGGGCTGTTAGCGCCACACCAGAGGACAGCTTCAGGAACCTCGGCGAGATGATCAAGCTGGCCCAGCTGCTCCTCCCCAGGGCCGCCTTCTGTCTCCTAGCGCTAGGGCTGTTCCTGATCTGTCTAGACCCCCTCACTGTGTTCATCAAGACCAGAGCCACAGCTTCAGCCAGAAACTCTTCCCTACCCCTGCCTCGCTATCGAGCCAGCACCGGCATCAGCCCGCAAGCCGAGCTGCACCACCTCATCCCCCAGATCTACCAGCGCATGCGTCGTTCCCTGGACGACAACGAGCCGAGCGTGGGCAGCGAGGTGGACAACAGGCCGGCGGTGGAGGCCTACGGCCTGGGAACTGTGTACTCTGCccctctgctgctcttctgtGGCCTCTTAACACTTggtatgctgctgctgcacccaGAGGGCATGGCTCTgtccttcctcctgctgctgctcgaaATGGGAGCTCTGCTGCACATCCACGCCTCCGCCACCACACTCCGAGGCCTACAAAGCACATATTCTG GTGGCTTTAATGTCCCCTGGGCTCCGATAGTGATGTGGTCTCTGGCTGCCACGCAGTTCTTCCACGCGACAGGTCACCTCCCCACGTTCCCCTCCATCCAGTGGAGTGCTGCCTTTGTGGGATTTCCTGACGGACACACAGGCACTGCAGTGCCCGCCTCACTGGTCACCCTCAACACCTTCGCCTCACACATCCTGTTTGCAG TGAGTTGTCCTTTGCTGCTGTTCTGGCCTCTGGTGTGTGAAGCGCgtgggagcagaggaggaagagctgccggtgatgaaggagaagacgCTGTGATGGAGATGAGACTGAGAGAAAACCCCCAGCAGTTCAGCTCCGCTCTGCTGCAGCTCTCAACACGCTACCTCTTCATCCTCGGAGCACAG GTCTTCGCCTCGGTCAGTGCGGCGGCCATTCTCAGGAGACACCTAATGGTGTGGAAGGTTTTTGCACCCAA gTTAATATTTGAAGCCTTAGGTTTCGTGTTGAGCAGCGTGTCCGTGGTGATCGGGGTCACATTAGTGCTGAGAGTCGACGTCGCCGTCGCACGCTGGTTTAAGAGACTCATCCCCGACTCGTCCAGGTAG